The proteins below are encoded in one region of Streptomyces marianii:
- a CDS encoding M48 metallopeptidase family protein: protein MSADRPLRAGSQQRSTTAQPPHHSATSAVEVRRSARRRRTVSAYRDGDRTVVLIPARMSEAEEQRWVTLMLDKLAAQESKRTLGDGELAERARRLSEQYLDGRARPASVRWVTNQNTRWGSCTPAEGSIRLSHRLKGMPEYVVDYVLLHELAHLLVPGHGPRFWRLLESYPRTERARGYLEGVVAADRLPHLPAARDE, encoded by the coding sequence GTGTCCGCCGACCGACCGCTCCGTGCCGGGAGCCAGCAGCGCAGCACGACCGCCCAGCCGCCCCACCACTCCGCGACGAGCGCGGTCGAGGTCCGCCGCAGCGCCAGGCGCCGCAGAACGGTCTCCGCTTACCGGGACGGCGACCGGACCGTGGTGCTCATCCCGGCCCGGATGTCCGAGGCGGAGGAGCAGCGCTGGGTGACGCTGATGCTGGACAAGCTCGCCGCCCAGGAGAGCAAGCGGACACTCGGCGACGGGGAGCTCGCCGAACGCGCCCGGCGGCTGTCCGAGCAGTACCTGGACGGCCGCGCTCGCCCGGCGTCGGTGCGCTGGGTCACCAACCAGAACACCCGCTGGGGATCCTGCACCCCCGCGGAGGGCAGCATCCGCCTCTCGCACCGGCTCAAGGGCATGCCGGAGTACGTCGTGGACTACGTGCTCCTCCACGAACTGGCCCACCTCCTCGTGCCCGGCCACGGGCCCCGCTTCTGGCGGCTCCTGGAGTCGTACCCGCGCACCGAGCGGGCGCGCGGTTACCTGGAGGGCGTGGTCGCCGCGGACCGTCTGCCCCATCTCCCTGCCGCCCGCGACGAGTGA
- a CDS encoding TOMM precursor leader peptide-binding protein, producing MHPVVKPALRQAWRDLRYVQFGVTAAHAVVLGPVDTATGSLLSLFDGTRGLARLREEARAIGLPDGHVDALLERLAKAGLVDDVTGGGPAAAALRKRTGAYDRLRPDLASLSVVHPEPGGGAARLAARDAVRVQVRGAGRVGATVAAVLSAAGVGQVDVLDGGRVEPWDVAPGGVPAEAVGERRAVSAQQVVRRSAPGRARRAPRRSDGGPVEPPPLSLVIVAPRDGLAAYVPDPATAEDWLATGTPHLYAGVAEASGVVGPLVLPGGSACAGCLALRRADRDPVWPRMAAQWRTPRHRETGPGPCDLGLATTVAGMAASHALSFLDGELPASTGTRWEVSLPLLEWRSRRIEAHRDCPCGAAGQTEGERASGAGTTHDTMAGVAASTECQMADAARQLGIGGAHV from the coding sequence GTGCATCCGGTGGTGAAGCCTGCGCTGCGGCAGGCATGGCGGGACCTGCGTTATGTGCAGTTCGGAGTGACGGCGGCGCATGCCGTGGTGCTGGGGCCGGTGGACACGGCGACCGGAAGTCTGCTGTCGCTGTTCGACGGCACGCGGGGGCTGGCCCGGCTGCGTGAGGAGGCCCGGGCGATAGGACTTCCCGACGGCCATGTCGACGCCCTGCTGGAGCGGCTGGCGAAGGCGGGCCTGGTGGACGACGTGACGGGCGGCGGACCGGCGGCCGCAGCACTGCGGAAACGGACGGGAGCCTACGACCGGCTGCGCCCCGACCTGGCGTCGCTCTCGGTGGTCCATCCCGAACCGGGCGGCGGCGCGGCCCGGTTGGCTGCCCGGGACGCCGTGCGGGTGCAGGTGCGGGGCGCGGGCCGGGTGGGCGCGACGGTGGCGGCCGTGCTGTCCGCCGCCGGGGTGGGGCAGGTGGATGTGCTGGACGGGGGCCGCGTGGAGCCGTGGGACGTGGCGCCGGGCGGGGTGCCCGCGGAGGCGGTGGGCGAGCGCAGGGCCGTGTCCGCTCAACAGGTCGTGCGCCGGTCCGCCCCGGGCAGAGCGCGGCGCGCTCCCCGTCGGTCCGACGGCGGGCCGGTGGAGCCACCGCCGCTCTCCCTGGTGATCGTCGCACCGCGCGACGGCCTCGCGGCGTATGTGCCGGATCCGGCGACCGCCGAAGACTGGCTGGCCACCGGGACTCCCCATCTGTACGCGGGTGTTGCCGAGGCATCCGGCGTGGTGGGTCCACTGGTGCTGCCCGGGGGCTCGGCGTGCGCCGGATGCCTGGCGCTGCGCCGAGCCGACCGGGATCCGGTGTGGCCGCGGATGGCGGCCCAGTGGCGCACGCCCCGCCACCGGGAGACGGGCCCGGGGCCGTGTGACCTCGGACTCGCCACGACGGTCGCGGGTATGGCCGCCTCACATGCCCTGTCGTTCCTGGACGGTGAACTGCCCGCCAGCACGGGGACCCGGTGGGAGGTGTCGCTGCCGCTGCTCGAGTGGCGGTCGAGACGTATCGAGGCCCACCGTGACTGCCCCTGCGGGGCGGCTGGGCAGACTGAGGGGGAGCGCGCCTCGGGGGCGGGGACGACGCACGACACAATGGCCGGGGTAGCGGCGTCGACGGAGTGCCAGATGGCTGACGCGGCACGGCAGCTGGGAATTGGAGGGGCACATGTCTGA
- a CDS encoding ABC1 kinase family protein, producing MSDLPRKAVTRTAKLAALPLSFAGRATWGLGKRIGGKSAEIVARELQQRTAEQLFKVLGELKGGAMKFGQALSVFESALPEEVAGPYRVALTKLQDAAPPMPTRTVHEALAERLGEDWRELFLEFEDKPAAAASIGQVHRAVWHDGREVAVKVQYPGAGEALLSDLSQLSRFARLLGPLIPGMDLKPLISELHDRVAEELDYDLEARAQREHAAEFAGDPDVVVPDVVHQADQVLVTEWIDGTPLAEVISDGTQEQRDRAGQLLARFLFSGPARTGLLHADPHPGNFRLLPAAGASEGEGDPAEWRLGVLDFGTVDRLPGGLPRTIGDSLRMTLEGEADAVYGVLCEEGFVKESIDLDPDAVLEYLLPIIEPAEADRFTFTRGWMRTQAARIADPRSPAHQLGKQLNLPPAYLLIHRVTLSTIGVLCQLNATVRLRHELESWLPGFLAGPEAGTGLETVTDADTEAGDVAAEV from the coding sequence ATGTCTGATCTTCCCCGGAAGGCGGTCACCCGTACGGCCAAGCTGGCTGCTCTGCCGCTGAGTTTCGCCGGCCGTGCCACCTGGGGTTTGGGCAAGCGGATCGGCGGCAAGTCCGCGGAGATCGTGGCTCGCGAGCTGCAACAGCGCACGGCGGAACAATTGTTCAAGGTGCTCGGCGAACTGAAGGGCGGCGCGATGAAGTTCGGGCAGGCCCTGTCCGTCTTCGAGTCGGCCCTGCCCGAGGAGGTGGCCGGGCCCTACCGGGTCGCACTGACCAAGCTCCAGGACGCCGCTCCTCCGATGCCGACGCGCACGGTCCACGAGGCGCTGGCCGAGCGGCTGGGCGAGGACTGGCGTGAACTCTTCCTGGAGTTCGAGGACAAGCCGGCTGCGGCCGCGTCCATCGGCCAGGTCCACCGCGCCGTCTGGCACGACGGGCGCGAGGTCGCGGTGAAGGTGCAGTACCCCGGGGCCGGAGAGGCCCTGCTTTCGGACCTGTCCCAGTTGAGCCGGTTCGCCCGCCTGCTGGGACCGCTGATCCCGGGAATGGACCTCAAGCCGCTGATCTCCGAGCTGCACGACCGGGTCGCGGAGGAGCTGGACTACGATCTGGAGGCCCGGGCCCAGCGGGAGCACGCGGCTGAGTTCGCGGGCGACCCGGACGTGGTGGTGCCCGATGTGGTGCACCAGGCAGACCAGGTGCTGGTCACGGAGTGGATCGACGGGACACCGCTGGCAGAGGTGATCAGCGACGGCACCCAGGAGCAGCGCGACCGCGCCGGCCAGTTGCTGGCCCGGTTCCTGTTCTCCGGCCCCGCCCGGACGGGGCTGCTGCACGCCGACCCTCATCCGGGGAACTTCCGGCTGCTCCCTGCGGCCGGTGCTTCCGAGGGCGAAGGGGATCCGGCCGAGTGGCGGCTCGGTGTCCTGGACTTCGGCACGGTGGACCGGCTGCCAGGTGGACTGCCCAGGACCATCGGCGACTCCCTCCGGATGACGCTGGAAGGAGAGGCCGACGCGGTCTACGGGGTGTTGTGCGAGGAGGGTTTCGTCAAGGAGTCGATCGACCTCGACCCGGACGCCGTGCTGGAGTACCTGCTGCCGATCATCGAACCCGCGGAGGCGGACCGGTTCACCTTCACCCGCGGCTGGATGCGGACCCAGGCGGCGCGGATAGCCGATCCGCGCTCTCCCGCACACCAGTTGGGCAAGCAGCTCAATCTCCCGCCGGCCTATCTACTGATCCACCGTGTGACGCTGAGCACGATAGGCGTGCTGTGCCAGTTGAACGCGACCGTACGGCTGCGGCACGAACTGGAGTCCTGGCTGCCCGGTTTCCTGGCCGGCCCCGAGGCCGGCACCGGCCTGGAGACCGTCACCGACGCGGACACCGAGGCCGGCGACGTGGCAGCGGAGGTCTGA
- a CDS encoding WhiB family transcriptional regulator translates to MQLEAHAPSVPPSETIPPPGLTEDSTLTPLTALTALDDAIENLGVPVPCRSYDPEVFFAESPADVEYAKSLCRTCPLVEACLAGAKERREPWGVWGGELFVQGVVVARKRPRGRPRKNPVAA, encoded by the coding sequence GTGCAACTCGAAGCGCACGCCCCGTCCGTACCGCCTTCCGAAACGATCCCCCCGCCCGGCCTCACGGAGGACTCCACCTTGACCCCCCTCACTGCGCTCACCGCGCTCGACGACGCGATCGAGAACCTCGGCGTTCCCGTCCCCTGCCGTTCCTACGACCCGGAGGTCTTCTTCGCCGAGTCGCCGGCGGACGTCGAGTACGCCAAGTCCCTCTGCCGCACCTGCCCCCTGGTCGAGGCCTGCCTCGCCGGCGCCAAGGAGCGGCGTGAGCCCTGGGGCGTCTGGGGCGGGGAGCTCTTCGTCCAGGGTGTGGTCGTCGCCCGCAAGCGGCCGCGTGGCCGTCCGCGCAAGAACCCGGTCGCGGCATGA
- a CDS encoding ATP-dependent DNA helicase UvrD2, producing MTAATHSSHFPQVPESADAVLDGLDPEQRAVATALSGPVCVLAGAGTGKTRAITHRIAYGVRAGILQPASVLAVTFTNRAAGEMRGRLRQLGAGGVQARTFHSAALRQLQYFWPKVVGGELPRLLERKIQLVAEAAARCRVRLDRNELRDVTSEIEWAKVTQTVPADYPAAVAKSLRDAPRDPAEIGQIYALYEQLKRDRSVIDFEDVLLLTVGILQDRHDIADQIRRQYQHFVVDEYQDVSPLQQRLLELWLGDRDSLCVVGDASQTIYSFTGATPDHLLDFRTRHPGATVVKLVRDYRSTPQVVHLANGLLGQARGRAAEHRLELVSQRDPGPDPSYTEYADEPAEAEGTARRIRDLIAAGVPAGEIAVLFRVNAQSEVYEQALADAGVPYQLRGAERFFERAEVREAGVALRGAARAGGNDALLDDAEDLPSQVRAVLSTKGWSTEPPAGSGAVRDRWESLAALVRLAEDFARARPGAGLADLVAELDERAAAQHAPTVQGVTLASLHSAKGLEWDAVFLVGLTEGMMPITYAKTDEQVEEERRLLYVGVTRARLHLSLSWALSRSPGGRASRRPTRFLSGLRPGSAAPGTRTAGGAGGIERGAGGRRKRRGPVLCRVCGKTLTDAGEMKLMRCEDCPSDMDEALYDRLREWRSEQARELGQPAYCVFTDKTLMAIAEAVPGSEGELAGISGVGGRKLGRFGADVLAICAGQEVGGSDEDD from the coding sequence GTGACAGCAGCAACGCACTCCTCCCACTTCCCTCAGGTCCCCGAGTCCGCCGACGCGGTGCTCGACGGGCTCGACCCCGAGCAGCGGGCGGTGGCAACCGCCCTGAGCGGCCCGGTGTGCGTCCTGGCCGGCGCAGGTACGGGCAAGACGCGGGCGATCACCCATCGCATCGCCTACGGAGTGCGTGCGGGGATACTCCAGCCCGCGAGTGTGCTGGCCGTCACGTTCACCAACCGCGCCGCGGGGGAGATGCGAGGCCGGCTGCGGCAGCTCGGCGCGGGCGGAGTGCAGGCCCGCACGTTCCACTCGGCGGCCCTCCGCCAGCTTCAGTACTTCTGGCCGAAAGTCGTCGGCGGGGAGCTGCCGAGGCTGCTGGAGCGCAAGATCCAGCTCGTCGCCGAGGCGGCTGCCCGCTGCCGTGTGAGGCTCGACCGCAACGAGCTCAGGGACGTGACCAGCGAGATCGAATGGGCCAAGGTCACCCAGACCGTCCCCGCCGACTATCCAGCCGCGGTAGCCAAGTCCCTCAGGGACGCGCCTCGTGACCCGGCGGAGATCGGCCAGATCTATGCGTTGTACGAGCAGCTGAAGCGCGATCGCTCGGTGATCGACTTCGAGGACGTCCTGCTGCTCACGGTCGGTATCCTCCAGGACCGCCACGACATCGCCGACCAGATCCGCCGCCAGTACCAGCACTTCGTGGTCGACGAGTACCAAGACGTGTCGCCGCTCCAGCAGCGGCTGCTGGAGCTGTGGCTCGGCGATCGGGACAGCCTGTGCGTCGTGGGCGACGCCAGCCAGACCATCTACTCCTTCACTGGCGCCACCCCCGACCATCTGCTGGACTTCCGCACCCGTCACCCCGGGGCGACGGTGGTGAAGCTCGTGCGCGACTACCGGTCGACCCCTCAGGTCGTCCATCTGGCCAACGGTCTGCTGGGGCAGGCGCGCGGCCGCGCCGCCGAGCACCGGCTGGAACTGGTCTCGCAGCGCGACCCCGGCCCGGATCCTTCCTACACGGAGTACGCGGACGAGCCCGCCGAGGCCGAGGGCACCGCCCGCCGGATCCGCGACCTGATCGCCGCGGGCGTCCCGGCCGGTGAGATCGCCGTGCTGTTCCGGGTCAACGCCCAGTCCGAGGTCTACGAGCAGGCCCTCGCGGACGCGGGTGTGCCGTACCAGCTGCGCGGCGCGGAGCGGTTCTTCGAGCGCGCCGAGGTCCGGGAGGCCGGGGTCGCGCTCAGGGGAGCGGCTCGCGCCGGAGGGAACGACGCCCTGCTGGACGACGCGGAGGACCTGCCCTCGCAGGTCCGGGCCGTGCTGTCCACCAAGGGCTGGAGCACCGAGCCCCCCGCCGGCTCGGGCGCGGTGCGCGACCGCTGGGAGTCGCTGGCCGCGCTCGTCAGGCTGGCCGAGGACTTCGCCCGTGCCAGGCCAGGGGCCGGACTAGCCGACCTCGTCGCCGAGCTCGACGAGCGCGCCGCCGCCCAGCACGCCCCGACCGTCCAGGGCGTCACCCTGGCCTCGCTCCACTCGGCCAAGGGCCTGGAGTGGGATGCCGTGTTCCTGGTCGGACTCACCGAGGGGATGATGCCGATCACCTACGCCAAGACCGACGAGCAGGTCGAGGAGGAGCGCCGGCTCCTGTACGTCGGCGTCACCCGCGCCCGGCTCCATCTGTCGCTCTCCTGGGCGCTGTCCCGCTCGCCCGGGGGCCGCGCCTCCCGCCGCCCCACCCGTTTCCTGAGCGGGCTCAGGCCGGGTTCCGCGGCCCCCGGTACCCGAACGGCCGGTGGTGCCGGAGGAATCGAGCGCGGCGCCGGAGGACGGCGGAAGCGCCGCGGACCTGTGCTGTGCCGGGTGTGCGGCAAGACGCTCACCGACGCCGGTGAGATGAAGCTGATGCGCTGTGAGGACTGCCCCTCCGACATGGACGAGGCGCTGTACGATCGGCTGCGCGAGTGGCGGTCGGAGCAGGCCAGGGAGCTGGGCCAGCCGGCGTACTGCGTCTTCACCGACAAGACCCTGATGGCGATCGCCGAGGCCGTGCCCGGCAGCGAGGGTGAGCTCGCGGGGATCTCGGGCGTTGGCGGGCGCAAGCTGGGCCGCTTCGGTGCCGATGTCCTGGCCATCTGCGCAGGCCAGGAGGTCGGTGGGAGCGACGAGGACGACTGA
- a CDS encoding mycoredoxin, translated as MQGTLTMYSTTWCGYCRRLKSQLDREGISYVEINIEQDPQSAAFVEKANNGNQTVPTVLVVPPNGGEDIVMTNPSLAQVKQALAI; from the coding sequence ATGCAGGGAACTCTGACGATGTACAGCACCACCTGGTGCGGCTACTGCCGGCGGCTGAAGAGCCAGCTGGACCGCGAGGGGATCTCGTACGTCGAGATCAACATCGAGCAGGACCCGCAGTCGGCCGCGTTCGTCGAGAAGGCGAACAACGGCAACCAGACCGTGCCGACCGTCCTCGTGGTGCCGCCGAACGGCGGCGAGGACATCGTCATGACGAACCCCAGCCTGGCCCAGGTGAAGC